A DNA window from Acidobacteriota bacterium contains the following coding sequences:
- a CDS encoding response regulator transcription factor: protein MSMKILLVEDEEGLILTLTDRLHSEGFEVTSANDGKKGFDAALAGKFDLVILDVMLPKKNGYDICRDLRQKGISTPILMLTAKGETIDKVLGLKLGADDYLTKPFEVIELLARVEALLRRSPNNNEAVPNGEFKFGEIGVDFKRAEVTKGGQPVDLSAMEFRLLQFFIENRGSVHSRDDLLDAVWGYDAMPTTRTVDVHVAWLRQKLEENPRHPQFIQTVHGFGYKFTV, encoded by the coding sequence ATCTCTATGAAAATCCTCCTAGTCGAAGATGAAGAAGGCCTGATACTTACGCTGACCGACCGTTTGCACAGCGAGGGTTTTGAAGTAACTTCGGCGAATGACGGGAAGAAGGGATTTGACGCCGCTCTTGCTGGGAAGTTCGACCTTGTAATTCTCGACGTAATGCTCCCCAAAAAGAACGGCTACGACATCTGCCGCGACCTCCGACAAAAGGGAATTAGCACACCGATACTGATGCTTACCGCCAAGGGCGAAACGATCGACAAGGTTCTCGGGTTAAAACTTGGGGCGGACGATTATCTGACAAAGCCCTTTGAAGTGATCGAGCTTTTAGCTCGTGTCGAGGCTTTGCTGCGTCGTTCGCCGAATAATAATGAGGCTGTGCCGAATGGGGAATTTAAGTTCGGTGAGATCGGCGTAGATTTCAAGCGGGCTGAGGTTACAAAGGGTGGTCAGCCGGTGGATCTTTCAGCGATGGAATTCAGACTGCTGCAGTTTTTTATCGAGAATCGCGGGTCGGTTCATTCTCGAGATGATCTTTTAGATGCGGTTTGGGGTTATGATGCGATGCCGACGACGCGGACGGTTGACGTTCACGTGGCTTGGCTGCGACAGAAACTCGAAGAGAACCCGCGGCATCCGCAGTTCATTCAGACAGTGCATGGCTTTGGATATAAGTTTACTGTTTGA
- a CDS encoding hemolysin III family protein produces the protein MTAVIKEKLGALSIEELANTITHGFGLLLSVIGFAALVILASFRGDFWSIVSCTVYGLSLVVLYAASTFYHSTTSPRLKKNLQVVDHCCIYLLIAGSYTPFGLVIAGSTWGRELMFGIWAFAIVGILVKLVIRDRFAAINVISYVLMGWLGVFAVQPLLATLGLNAVILTVAGGIAYTLGVIFFPWTSIKHHHAIFHVFILLGSIIHYAAVVLYVIPHVT, from the coding sequence ATGACAGCTGTGATTAAGGAAAAACTGGGTGCTTTGTCGATCGAGGAACTCGCGAACACGATCACGCACGGATTTGGTTTGTTGCTAAGCGTCATAGGTTTTGCGGCACTTGTGATCCTTGCGAGTTTTCGCGGAGATTTCTGGTCGATCGTGAGCTGCACTGTCTACGGGCTGTCGCTCGTCGTGCTCTATGCCGCTTCGACCTTTTATCACAGCACCACCTCACCGCGGCTGAAGAAGAATCTCCAGGTCGTCGACCACTGCTGTATTTATCTCCTCATCGCAGGCAGTTACACGCCGTTTGGACTGGTCATCGCGGGTTCGACCTGGGGACGCGAGCTGATGTTCGGAATTTGGGCATTTGCGATCGTAGGAATATTGGTAAAGCTCGTAATTCGCGATCGTTTTGCTGCCATTAACGTGATCTCGTACGTGCTGATGGGCTGGCTCGGCGTTTTCGCCGTACAGCCGCTCTTAGCTACTCTTGGACTAAACGCAGTGATCTTAACGGTCGCAGGCGGCATAGCGTATACTCTCGGCGTGATCTTCTTCCCTTGGACGAGCATCAAGCACCACCACGCGATCTTTCACGTATTCATCCTGCTTGGAAGCATCATTCATTACGCCGCGGTTGTGCTGTATGTAATCCCGCATGTGACGTAA
- a CDS encoding NAD-dependent malic enzyme — MNHKPTPNASYSLTLRVRIQNQPGKLGQITTAIGKAGGDIEGIDIVSVGKDYLIRDITVNAASESHDQEIVASVRDIDGVDVVNVSDRTFLMHLGGKIEIASKMQLKTRSDLSMAYTPGVARVCEAIAKDPEKVYNLTIKKNTVAVISDGTAVLGLGDIGPAAAMPVMEGKCQLFKEFGNVDAFPICLNTKDPHEIIETIKNISVAFGGINLEDISAPRCFEIEDRLKEELDIPVFHDDQHGTAVVVLAALMNALKIVGKKMEDVKVVVNGIGAAGVACSKIVMAAGVKNIIGCDTTGAIYPGRKENMNWVKDWYARNTNPNAEQGTIHDVIKGADVFFGLSAPGVIDENDLKNMAKDPIVFAMANPTPEIMPEDANGLVAVMATGRSDYPNQINNVLCFPGIFRGALNCRASKINEEMKIAAATAIAGIIGPDELHPDYIIPSVFDRRVGEAVAAKVEEAAYATGVARRLRSNSDSQF, encoded by the coding sequence ATGAATCATAAACCAACACCTAACGCCAGTTACTCGCTTACCCTCAGAGTCAGAATTCAAAATCAACCCGGCAAACTCGGCCAGATCACCACAGCGATCGGCAAGGCCGGCGGCGATATCGAAGGTATTGACATCGTCAGCGTAGGCAAGGACTACCTTATACGCGACATTACGGTTAATGCTGCCAGCGAATCGCACGATCAGGAAATAGTCGCGTCTGTCCGGGATATAGACGGAGTTGATGTTGTGAACGTCTCGGACCGGACGTTTTTGATGCACCTCGGCGGCAAGATCGAGATCGCTTCAAAAATGCAGCTTAAGACGCGGTCGGATCTCTCTATGGCGTACACGCCCGGCGTTGCCCGCGTTTGTGAAGCGATAGCAAAGGACCCGGAAAAGGTATATAACCTCACGATCAAGAAAAATACAGTTGCGGTCATATCTGATGGAACGGCAGTTCTGGGCCTTGGCGATATCGGCCCGGCCGCCGCGATGCCTGTAATGGAAGGCAAATGTCAGCTGTTCAAGGAGTTCGGCAATGTCGACGCATTCCCGATCTGCCTGAACACAAAGGACCCGCACGAGATAATCGAAACGATAAAGAATATTTCGGTCGCGTTCGGCGGGATTAATCTGGAAGATATTTCCGCACCGCGTTGTTTCGAGATCGAAGACCGCTTGAAGGAAGAGCTTGACATACCGGTTTTTCATGACGACCAGCACGGAACCGCGGTCGTCGTACTCGCCGCTCTCATGAATGCCCTCAAGATCGTCGGTAAGAAAATGGAGGATGTTAAGGTTGTCGTCAACGGTATCGGTGCTGCGGGGGTCGCGTGTTCGAAGATCGTGATGGCAGCGGGTGTTAAGAACATCATCGGCTGCGACACAACCGGAGCCATCTATCCAGGCCGTAAAGAGAACATGAATTGGGTGAAGGACTGGTACGCCCGCAACACGAATCCAAATGCCGAACAGGGCACGATCCATGACGTCATTAAAGGTGCGGACGTTTTCTTCGGCCTCTCGGCTCCGGGCGTGATCGATGAGAATGATCTCAAGAACATGGCAAAAGACCCGATCGTTTTTGCGATGGCAAACCCGACGCCGGAAATCATGCCCGAGGACGCCAATGGGCTTGTCGCCGTCATGGCTACCGGACGTTCAGACTATCCAAACCAGATCAATAACGTTCTTTGCTTTCCCGGTATTTTTCGCGGTGCTCTGAATTGCCGTGCTTCGAAGATAAATGAAGAAATGAAGATCGCCGCCGCAACGGCCATTGCCGGGATCATCGGCCCGGACGAGCTGCATCCGGATTACATCATCCCATCGGTCTTCGACCGCCGTGTCGGTGAAGCGGTCGCAGCAAAGGTCGAGGAAGCTGCCTACGCCACCGGCGTCGCCAGGCGGCTCCGTTCGAACTCGGATTCCCAGTTCTAG
- the hflX gene encoding GTPase HflX, which translates to MSDVHGFTRGLKHNQLRRIEKLGTRRVAADTIVSPELARQMSEISHETGRQIGVLINRKGQIDYVMVGTAKSIELPDFGRARVSEDRFRGLRCVHTHLSGEKLTQDDLTDLALLRLDLMSAIQVDRKDGLPGMVYSAHLVPTNAESLEAEAQSLPYEFLEPNIPSQLDTDFTSLINSLEDEMARIRLTGRNRQTGRDRAILVGVTTGDSDEAAESIAELKELAMSADVVILDTIIQKRPQIDPKTVLGKGKLEDLLVRSMRLGADILVFDTELSPAQVRSLSDATELKVIDRPQLILDIFAQRAQSSEGKLQVELAQLKYLLPRLVIGQNSAFSRLAGGIGGRGPGETKLETDRRRVRDKIAQLEKQVDNLGHQRQERRKKRVQKHLPIISLVGYTNAGKSTLLNSLTQSEVYAEKKMFATLDPTSRRLRLPYDQEVIINDTVGFIRDLPEALVSAFRATLEEIADSELLIHVVDAAHPQVLQQIASVTKIINDLDFGKIPQLIVLNKTDLLKKQDIENLTRQISIDLGAPTVSISAIKRETLRPMVVQIAELLGKSEIAVGQFG; encoded by the coding sequence ATCAGTGATGTTCACGGGTTTACCCGAGGTCTTAAACATAATCAGCTTCGCCGGATCGAAAAACTGGGCACACGGCGTGTCGCGGCGGACACTATAGTTTCGCCGGAACTCGCTCGCCAGATGTCCGAGATCTCGCATGAGACCGGAAGGCAGATCGGTGTTCTGATCAACCGTAAAGGCCAGATCGACTACGTAATGGTCGGTACGGCAAAGTCTATCGAGCTGCCGGATTTTGGCCGAGCCCGTGTTTCCGAAGACCGTTTTCGCGGCCTGCGGTGTGTTCACACGCACCTTTCAGGTGAAAAGCTGACGCAGGACGACCTTACCGATCTCGCGCTACTTCGGCTTGACCTGATGTCAGCTATTCAGGTCGATCGGAAAGATGGGCTACCCGGCATGGTCTATTCCGCCCATCTCGTCCCGACAAACGCTGAGAGCCTCGAGGCAGAAGCTCAGTCGTTACCTTACGAGTTTCTTGAGCCAAATATCCCATCGCAGCTCGACACCGATTTCACTTCGCTGATCAACTCACTCGAAGACGAAATGGCGCGTATTCGTCTCACCGGCCGCAACCGCCAGACTGGGCGCGATCGCGCGATCCTGGTAGGCGTAACCACCGGAGATTCGGACGAAGCCGCTGAGTCGATCGCCGAACTAAAAGAACTCGCGATGTCGGCCGATGTCGTCATCCTTGACACCATTATCCAAAAACGCCCGCAGATCGATCCGAAAACCGTGCTTGGGAAAGGTAAACTCGAAGACCTGCTGGTTCGTTCGATGCGTTTAGGAGCGGATATTCTTGTTTTTGACACCGAACTTTCGCCCGCACAGGTTCGCTCCTTGAGCGATGCTACGGAGCTGAAGGTCATCGACCGTCCGCAGTTGATCCTCGATATTTTTGCCCAGCGTGCACAGAGCAGCGAAGGTAAACTGCAGGTTGAGCTTGCTCAGCTCAAATATCTTTTACCTCGATTGGTTATCGGTCAAAACTCCGCATTCTCACGTCTCGCTGGCGGTATTGGCGGACGAGGTCCCGGTGAAACAAAACTCGAGACTGATCGCCGACGTGTCCGCGACAAGATCGCGCAGCTTGAGAAGCAAGTCGACAACCTTGGCCATCAACGACAGGAACGCCGTAAGAAACGTGTTCAGAAACACCTGCCGATAATTTCGCTGGTTGGATACACTAATGCCGGCAAATCAACGCTCTTAAATTCCTTGACTCAAAGCGAAGTTTACGCTGAAAAGAAGATGTTCGCGACGCTCGATCCTACCTCGCGGCGTTTGCGCCTGCCTTACGATCAGGAAGTTATTATCAATGACACTGTGGGATTTATCCGCGATCTGCCTGAGGCTTTGGTTTCGGCATTTCGGGCAACGCTTGAGGAGATCGCGGACAGTGAACTGCTGATCCACGTCGTCGATGCCGCACATCCGCAGGTTTTGCAGCAGATCGCTTCGGTTACAAAGATCATCAACGACCTGGATTTTGGCAAGATACCGCAATTGATCGTTTTGAATAAGACCGATCTGCTCAAAAAGCAGGATATCGAAAACCTGACGCGGCAAATTTCTATTGACTTGGGAGCACCAACCGTGTCAATTTCAGCTATCAAACGCGAAACCCTGCGGCCAATGGTCGTACAGATCGCTGAGCTTTTAGGTAAATCTGAGATCGCGGTCGGGCAGTTCGGATAG